The Fibrobacterota bacterium nucleotide sequence AAGGGACATCCTCGATTCGATCCAGGCTCAGGCGGAGCGTGACCGTGTCCCCTTCGGGAACCTGGAAATCCCGATCAACCGGTTTGCATCCCTCGTGCTGCACATGCAGGCGATGGGACCCGCCCGCTACGCAAAGAGGCGTATCCAAAGGCGTGGCGCCCGACTCCAGGCCATCGATGCGCAAGCGCGCGAAGGGCGGAGTGGTTTTGACCCAGACGTATCCGCCCGCGTGGCCGCCCTTTTCGTTGCCCTTTTCCGAAGCGGACGGGGACGCGGGCTCGGGGAAGGAGGGAGCCATGATGAAAGGGGAGGCCGGCGCGCCCGCCCCGCGGGAATCGGCCGCGAGCAAGGGCCTTACGGAGCGCCGCGTCGGCGAGGCGGCCTTCGCAAGGGTAACTGGAGAGTTACCCTGCGCCTCCTTCGGCCATGCGGGCACCTCCGTCGGCAGGGCAAAATCCGGGACCGGGGCCGTGGCAGCCGGGGATGGAAGGACGCCGGGCGCGGGCTTAAGCAAGGCTCCCGGCTCCGTTTCGCTCCGGGGGTGCCGGAGGGCCCAGAACGCGAAAACGCCGCAGGCCAAAACCGCCCACGAGGTGGCGAGGACGCGATTGCGCCGGACGCCGTTCTTCAGGTAGCCTCGCGCCTCCCCTCCCGCCTCGCTCTTCTTGTCCGAGAAAACCTGGACCATGGAATACAGCTTCAGCGCTTCCCGTCCCTTACCCGACTGATCCATCAGGCGCGCCTGCCGGGCGAAGCGCTCGGCGATATCCCGGAATTCCTTTTCCGCGGCCGGGGCCGGATCATCCAGCAGGCAACGGAGGCGTTGGGCCTCGATGGGAAGGCCCGTCCCTTCGGAGATCGCTTCCAAACGCAAGGCGCAGGTCTTGGCATCGGGCCTTTGCTCGGGATGCTTGGCGAGCATCTCTTGCGCCAAGTCGGCCATGCCGGGCAGAATGCGGGGATTGACCAAGCTGGCCCGGGCCGGATTTCTCTCCACGATCGCCTTGAGTACGGCATGCGGCGACCCCGCCGCGAAGGGCATGGTTCCCGTCAGGCAGCGGTAAAGCAGGATGCCCGCGGAGAAAATATCCGATTTCTCCGTCACGCCCTTACCTTCCGCTTGCTCAGGCGAGGAATACCCGGGAGTGCCCAAGTAAAAGCCGGTGCGGGTCAGCGAGGTCTCTTCCGACAGGAACGCGATGCCGAAATCGGCCAAGCGCACCGTCCCCTTGCGATCAATCAACACGTTGGAGGGCTTCACGTCCCTATGGCATATGCCGTGGGCATGGGCGGCGGCCAAGCCGGCGAACAATTGGTGGAAAAGGGAAAGGGCCGCCAGGTTCGGGATGATTCCATGCGTACGCTCGAGCAGGCACTCCAGGGAAGCGCCGTCCACGAACTCCATCGCCAAGAAAACGCTTTTCTCCTCCTGCCCGTAATCGAAGATCTTGATGACGTTCTCGTGGGAGAGCGAGGCCACCGCCACGGCTTCTTTCTGGAAACGCCTCACCATCTCAGGCTTGTTAAGTAAATGGGGATGCAGCTTCTTCAAGGCGACCTTCCGGCGCAGAACTCCATCCTCGGCAAGGAATACCGTCGCGGTGCTTCCCGAAGCGATTTCCCCCAGAATTGTGTAACGACCTTGCGGTTGCATTGAATCGACCCAGGGAATACCGGACAATAGGACGTTTGCGGCGACGCGCTGGGCGCCTCCCGGGTCGGATAATCTAGGAATTGGATGGCCCGCAAAGGTTTCCGGAACATGTTCTTGGGGTCCGGAATCGCGGGAATTTTAACTTCAGCGCAACGCACCATATAAACCGGATTAAGGAGATTGCAAAACTCCATTCCATAACCAATTTCCGTGCCAGATCGGAAGACCCGTTTTTTAAGCTTCCGGAAAACTTCCGGGGGATAGCCAATCCTTCGCGCGGGAAAACCGTCCCGCCACCGGGACAGAACCAGGGGAGGTGCGCCCGCGCGCGATCCCTCTCGCGGGAAACCGGTCCCGGTCGGGGGACGGTATCCGGCCGGCTCCGGAGAAGCGGGGTCGTTCATTCCGGTTTCCACTCCCGATTACGGCCAATAAACGCTCCCCCCGCCGGAAAAATTCATGACCAATATAATTGGCTCGTAAGTTGCGGGACTCCTCCCACTTGCATGGCTGAATGGCAGTCATAACCAATGGAGATGGTATTTATGATCAATCCGAAAAGCATTCTGTACTCGGGGCTGCCTTTGGCTGCTTCCCTTTTCTTGGGAGGCTGCTTTATGCCCACTTCCGAAAAAGCCGAGACCGCTACCCCGTCCGACAAGCCGGCCTTGGCGGCTTCGGTGAGCCTCACCTGGAACAAACTACCGGGGTGGGCAAACTCGATCGCGGCCGGCAACGGAGAACTCTACATGACGGAGATTTTCACAAATATTCTCTATATATGGGGCTGGAACTACGGTGAAGGCGCTTACGATTGGGTGAGCACGAACGGCACGGGTTCAAGTACGACCGAAATGGACGCCCCGGGCATACTCAGAAGTTGCTATGGGGCTGGTTGCGGTGGGACGGTATACCTTATCGGCACCGACCAAAGACTTTGGCGAAGCGATGACGACGGTAGCCACTGGACTCTACAGTCCTCCTTTCCCGTAAGCGAGGTCGGA carries:
- a CDS encoding protein kinase, yielding MQPQGRYTILGEIASGSTATVFLAEDGVLRRKVALKKLHPHLLNKPEMVRRFQKEAVAVASLSHENVIKIFDYGQEEKSVFLAMEFVDGASLECLLERTHGIIPNLAALSLFHQLFAGLAAAHAHGICHRDVKPSNVLIDRKGTVRLADFGIAFLSEETSLTRTGFYLGTPGYSSPEQAEGKGVTEKSDIFSAGILLYRCLTGTMPFAAGSPHAVLKAIVERNPARASLVNPRILPGMADLAQEMLAKHPEQRPDAKTCALRLEAISEGTGLPIEAQRLRCLLDDPAPAAEKEFRDIAERFARQARLMDQSGKGREALKLYSMVQVFSDKKSEAGGEARGYLKNGVRRNRVLATSWAVLACGVFAFWALRHPRSETEPGALLKPAPGVLPSPAATAPVPDFALPTEVPAWPKEAQGNSPVTLAKAASPTRRSVRPLLAADSRGAGAPASPFIMAPSFPEPASPSASEKGNEKGGHAGGYVWVKTTPPFARLRIDGLESGATPLDTPLCVAGGSHRLHVQHEGCKPVDRDFQVPEGDTVTLRLSLDRIEDVP